From one Planococcus citri chromosome 3, ihPlaCitr1.1, whole genome shotgun sequence genomic stretch:
- the LOC135838405 gene encoding uncharacterized protein LOC135838405, whose translation MNPPVEETENNIENKTENNNTEDNSTPSTSSPQLNISTQTSDSDSELLDNSFREFVPSNSPTPLPKLDKTSTGWLSNLLLTEAKFIAKILTLEVPPKSNIEKIRNCIRTYCSQSTKHNIYAKQIYANLIKYQTTKTSNKKIQTDMANKDKIFHPDKFSGFDDDLYKFLENFDLCSTANGWGDEDKAKYFPMLLTDLALEVFQNISDRKTKFSELKPQFLTAFNEKAHKDLNQSKLFTRFQKENEKTLQYLTEILNLCKSINENMPEEDKCKHILRGLNPTILKAISLSDNDTVEKIRKNIQKYECSKNLLDYRKNFDQGDRLKKVENELCALKNNNNTVEKISQSLSQLNIQPEPLMRRPNFLPFRPRSRPIYPFNPQNQTPFQYQIRTPRPYNFPPIIQRPFTPRPLPPRSFPFRPFPLRPLPSRPFFSSNRQQLSQVPRYPFNRPNFQQNYNPSQNQNRNQNSNLFCTNCRKSGHKKENCRNQKKNANK comes from the coding sequence ATGAATCCCCCTGTTGAAGAAAcagaaaataatattgaaaacaaaactgaaaataataacACAGAAGATAATTCTACCCCAAGTACCTCAAGCCCACAATTGAATATATCTACTCAAACTTCTGATTCAGATTCAGAACTTTTAGATAATTCTTTTAGAGAATTTGTTCCCTCAAACTCTCCAACCCCCCTTCCAAAATTAGATAAAACATCTACAGGTTGGCTTTCAAATCTATTATTAACTGAAGCAAAATTCATTGCAAAAATCTTGACCTTAGAAGTCCCCCCCAAatctaatattgaaaaaattagaaattgtatAAGAACATATTGTAGCCAAAGTACTAAGCATAATATTTATGCCAAACAAATTTACGCCAATTTGATTAAATACCAAACTACAAAaacctcaaataaaaaaattcaaacagacATGGCTaataaagataaaattttcCACCCAGACAAATTCTCTGGTTTTGATGATGATctatacaaatttttggaaaattttgacctctGTTCAACTGCGAATGGTTGGGGAGATGAAGATAAAGCAAAATACTTCCCAATGTTATTAACTGACCTAGCTTTAGAGGTCTTTCAAAACATATCTGATCGTAAAACAAAATTCAGTGAATTAAAACCCCAATTTTTAACAGCATTTAATGAGAAGGCTCACAAAGATCTTAATCAGAGTAAACTTTTTACTAggtttcaaaaagaaaatgaaaaaacattgcaatacctaacagaaattttgaatttatgcaAAAGTATCAATGAAAATATGCCTGAAGAAGACAAATGTAAACACATTTTAAGAGGCCTAAACCCAACAATTCTCAAGGCTATCTCCCTTTCTGACAATGATACAGtagaaaaaattcgtaaaaacattcaaaaatatgaatgttcaaaaaatttattggactacagaaaaaattttgatcaaggtgacagattgaaaaaagtagaaaatgagCTCTGTGctctcaaaaataataataacacagttgaaaaaatttcccagtCTTTGTCCCAATTGAATATTCAACCTGAACCACTGATGAGAAGGCCAAATTTCTTACCATTTAGGCCACGATCTAGGCCAATATATCCATTTAATCCCCAAAATCAAACCCCCTTCCAGTACCAAATCAGAACTCCTAGACCATATAATTTCCCACCAATAATTCAAAGACCTTTTACTCCGAGACCACTTCCACCTAGATCTTTTCCATTTAGACCTTTTCCATTGAGACCTCTCCCATCTAGACccttcttttcttcaaataggCAACAACTCTCTCAAGTGCCTAGATACCCTTTCAATAGACCCAATTTCCAGCAAAATTATAATCCCTCACAAAACCAAAAtagaaaccaaaattcaaaccTATTCTGTACAAATTGCAGGAAATCTGgtcataaaaaagaaaactgtagaaatcaaaaaaaaaacgccaataaataa
- the LOC135838406 gene encoding uncharacterized protein LOC135838406 has product MEGQFNIDELLQENDFPAEVIGDEVDNLLQQLQGIEGCPPASSSVDVPEPTGASSSNENVQEETGEEAIEAPENLEPLVAVEPAEAQPEGGNGGGGEEPVVAGPPQQPGVAGPAQQPADRIGETRTALGPGGNPIITHDYWDPRGTLRSLRCSPYSALLKSKRKIGWHAVCHRPSCHFYNVHFWSMRMDLEDVLEKVNQNIAVGESPVNFHFRFRELFPHTFHMYGFLREYFIHFKPPVAEGKLFLPSRR; this is encoded by the exons ATGGAGGGACAGTTTAATATTGATGAATTGCTGCAAGAAAATGATTTCCCCGCGGAAGTAATTGGAGATGAAGTTGACAATTTATTACAAC AATTACAGGGAATTGAGGGATGCCCACCTGCATCATCGTCTGTGGATGTTCCTGAGCCAACTGGGGCGTCATCCTCGAATGAAAATGTTCAGGAGGAAACAGGGGAAGAGGCGATTGAGGCTCCCGAAAATTTAGAGCCCTTAGTGGCGGTTGAGCCGGCCGAAGCACAGCCAGAAGGAGGAAACGGGGGAGGAGGAGAGGAGCCAGTAGTAGCTGGTCCCCCTCAGCAGCCAGGAGTAGCTGGTCCCGCTCAGCAGCCAGCAGATCGAATCGGAGAAACAAGG acTGCTCTTGGTCCTGGAGGTAACCCAATAATTACTCATGACTATTGGGACCCAAGGGGTACCCTGCGTTCTCTGCGCTGCTCCCCTTATTCTGCACTTTTAAAATCGAAAAGGAAAATTGGGTGGCATGCAGTGTGCCATCGACCATCATGTCATTTTTACAACGTGCATTTCTGGTCCATGCGA ATGGACCTAGAAGATGTTCTCGAAAAAGTGAACCAGAATATTGCGGTTGGGGAATCACcggtgaattttcattttcgatttagGGAGTTATTCCCCCATACATTCCATATGTATGGATTTCTTAGGGAGTATTTCATCCATTTCAAGCCACCAGTGGCTGAAGGGAAGTTGTTTCTCCCTAGCCGccgatga